A window from Catenulispora sp. MAP5-51 encodes these proteins:
- a CDS encoding peptide-N4-asparagine amidase, producing the protein MWRPLALAAAAAMFVAGTLAGTAAAAAPTVEINYQNPVTALPPIARPDTPSCTVTAMQHDFANSYGQPFTGTLAPPAACPGPWSKVVLDWSGNAAGRQYDRLAGVWIGGSEVFRTSTPEPDPAGISWHVDQDISAFIPLLRTPQPLVVDLGNNVDSTYTGIYHMTMTVTYYQADKHHPEATHSDVVVPISQSTTAAGWWGLTQGQTASTTVTLPRNTESADLQLYARGGGCEEFWYSNVPDSYAASHASEGLCGGGTYREVQVDVDGKPAGTAQPFPVIYTGGVSPLMWRPIPSIDAFRTQPYDLDLTPFAGLLADGKPHTVTLVPPSDISDTWLMDGSLFVNVDAGSAQTSGALTQDTITPSPAVDYHVATQPDGSDLITSAVTRDWTVAGYVDTSHGRITTSVTRHSAYTNSDDVAQAGTVQTVKQRDSGWTETATSDGPGLGHRQLRHDSWAYPIAMTSTYVPGTTSDSYTVTGQVSVERQLTSTEADHGNAWKPVSAVDDRVQAKGNLQRVNSVVTAADGSDSELYVGADRSGCYGHYIAADHGYVTQDYMTGCT; encoded by the coding sequence ATGTGGAGACCCCTGGCTCTGGCCGCAGCCGCGGCCATGTTCGTCGCCGGCACGCTCGCGGGTACCGCCGCGGCAGCCGCGCCGACCGTGGAGATCAACTATCAGAACCCGGTGACGGCGCTGCCGCCGATCGCGCGGCCGGACACCCCGAGCTGCACGGTCACGGCGATGCAGCACGACTTCGCCAACAGCTACGGCCAGCCGTTCACCGGCACCCTGGCGCCGCCGGCGGCCTGTCCCGGGCCGTGGTCGAAGGTGGTGCTGGACTGGTCCGGCAACGCCGCGGGCCGGCAGTACGACCGGCTGGCCGGCGTGTGGATCGGCGGCTCGGAGGTGTTCCGGACCAGCACCCCCGAGCCGGACCCGGCCGGTATCAGCTGGCACGTGGACCAGGACATCTCGGCGTTCATCCCGCTGCTGCGCACGCCGCAGCCGCTGGTGGTGGACCTGGGCAACAACGTGGACAGCACGTACACCGGCATCTACCACATGACGATGACGGTGACCTACTACCAGGCCGACAAGCACCACCCCGAAGCCACGCACAGCGACGTGGTCGTCCCGATCTCGCAGAGCACCACGGCGGCCGGGTGGTGGGGCCTGACCCAGGGCCAGACCGCGAGCACCACGGTGACGCTGCCGCGCAACACCGAGAGCGCGGACCTGCAGCTGTACGCGCGCGGCGGTGGCTGTGAGGAGTTCTGGTACTCCAACGTGCCCGACTCCTACGCCGCCTCGCACGCCAGCGAAGGGCTCTGCGGCGGCGGGACGTACCGCGAGGTACAGGTGGACGTCGACGGCAAGCCGGCCGGGACCGCGCAGCCGTTCCCGGTCATCTACACCGGCGGCGTCAGCCCCCTGATGTGGCGGCCGATCCCGAGCATCGACGCGTTCCGGACCCAGCCCTACGACCTGGACCTGACGCCCTTCGCCGGCCTGCTGGCCGACGGCAAGCCGCACACCGTGACCCTGGTGCCGCCCTCCGACATCAGCGACACCTGGCTGATGGACGGCAGCCTGTTCGTGAACGTCGATGCCGGCTCCGCGCAGACCTCCGGCGCGCTGACCCAGGACACGATCACGCCCTCGCCGGCCGTGGACTACCACGTCGCCACCCAGCCCGACGGCAGCGACCTGATCACCTCGGCGGTGACCCGGGACTGGACAGTCGCCGGCTACGTCGACACCTCGCACGGCCGGATCACCACGAGCGTGACCCGGCACAGCGCCTACACCAACAGCGACGACGTCGCGCAGGCCGGCACGGTGCAGACCGTGAAGCAGCGCGACTCCGGCTGGACCGAGACCGCCACCTCCGACGGCCCGGGCCTGGGCCACCGGCAGCTGCGGCACGACAGCTGGGCCTACCCGATCGCCATGACCAGCACCTACGTCCCGGGTACGACCTCGGACTCCTACACGGTCACCGGCCAGGTCAGCGTCGAGCGGCAGCTGACCAGCACCGAGGCCGACCACGGCAACGCCTGGAAGCCGGTCTCGGCGGTCGACGACCGGGTGCAGGCCAAGGGCAACCTGCAGCGGGTGAACAGCGTCGTGACCGCCGCGGACGGCTCGGACTCGGAACTGTACGTCGGTGCCGACCGTTCCGGCTGCTACGGGCACTACATCGCCGCCGACCACGGCTATGTGACGCAGGACTACATGACGGGATGCACATGA
- a CDS encoding NIPSNAP family protein, translating into MHMILEIRTYRLHPGTREKFLRAMTEEAIPLLAEAGIDVVAAGPSLYAEDGHEEAFLMRAFDSLEQLQQQEDAFYSSAAWLEGPREAIVTPIVQYHSIAVETPAAVVEGMRRPL; encoded by the coding sequence ATGCACATGATTCTGGAGATCCGCACCTACCGCCTGCACCCGGGCACGCGCGAGAAGTTCCTGCGCGCGATGACCGAGGAGGCGATCCCGCTGCTGGCCGAGGCGGGGATCGACGTGGTGGCGGCCGGGCCGTCGCTGTACGCCGAGGACGGCCATGAGGAGGCGTTCCTGATGCGGGCCTTCGACTCGCTGGAGCAGTTGCAGCAGCAGGAGGACGCCTTCTACTCCAGCGCGGCGTGGCTGGAGGGGCCGCGCGAGGCGATCGTGACGCCGATCGTGCAGTACCACTCGATCGCCGTGGAGACGCCCGCGGCTGTGGTCGAAGGGATGCGGCGTCCTTTGTAG
- a CDS encoding acyl-CoA thioesterase yields MVFSVPITVRGYELDTQGHLNQAVYVQYSEHARWELLAAAGIQQNAMVAGGIGPVALEVNVKYLRELRGGERVDVTCEFAWAEGKVFQLKQQIIKTDGTVCADIVVTGGIMDLKARKLVPNPAERLAALAVDPSVLGI; encoded by the coding sequence GTGGTCTTCTCGGTCCCGATCACCGTCCGCGGCTACGAGCTCGACACCCAGGGCCACCTGAACCAGGCCGTCTACGTCCAGTACTCCGAGCACGCCCGCTGGGAGCTGCTGGCCGCCGCGGGCATCCAGCAGAACGCGATGGTCGCCGGCGGCATCGGGCCGGTCGCGCTGGAGGTGAACGTGAAGTACCTGCGGGAGCTGCGCGGCGGCGAGCGGGTGGACGTCACCTGCGAATTCGCCTGGGCCGAGGGCAAGGTGTTCCAGCTCAAGCAGCAGATCATCAAGACGGACGGCACGGTGTGCGCCGACATCGTGGTCACCGGAGGGATCATGGACCTGAAGGCGCGCAAGCTGGTGCCGAACCCCGCCGAGCGGCTCGCCGCGCTTGCCGTCGACCCGTCGGTGCTGGGGATCTGA
- a CDS encoding chaplin: MAGAGVASAEATANGSAVGSPGIVSGNTIQVPVHVPVNACGLTVSVIGLLNPAFGNTCVNG; the protein is encoded by the coding sequence ATGGCCGGGGCCGGTGTGGCCAGTGCCGAGGCCACCGCGAACGGCTCGGCCGTGGGCTCGCCCGGCATCGTCTCGGGCAACACCATCCAGGTCCCGGTGCACGTGCCCGTGAACGCCTGCGGTCTGACCGTCAGCGTCATCGGCCTCCTGAACCCGGCGTTCGGCAACACCTGCGTCAACGGCTGA